In Bifidobacterium sp. ESL0745, one DNA window encodes the following:
- a CDS encoding ABC transporter permease, producing the protein MTKNKFAIVLRSIWRRGEGKFALIVLALWGLVSLASLVWTPQSLWKTDGYHVWTKPSAAHWLGTDGTGADVFSWLMAGARTNLFIAILAVVFAGALGILLMSAMVSRDSALSNVSVVAVDALISIPTVLIALILAVPMGASVAVIIIACGIGYGLNLARIARPQALLAANSDYVASALSYGASGFSVMLHHILPNAMPTIMVQLSLSAGTAVLAESGLTYLGVGVPSGVPSWGHSLATSVKFINVYPLTVLWPGLIVTIVVVALNIFGDVLRDAVDPVTNPELRRS; encoded by the coding sequence ATGACGAAGAACAAATTTGCGATTGTATTGCGTTCTATATGGAGGCGTGGCGAAGGAAAATTCGCGCTCATCGTTTTGGCGCTGTGGGGCTTGGTTTCGCTGGCATCGCTCGTTTGGACACCGCAATCGCTGTGGAAAACCGATGGCTATCACGTCTGGACCAAGCCGTCCGCCGCGCATTGGCTCGGCACCGACGGAACCGGAGCGGATGTGTTCAGCTGGCTGATGGCCGGGGCGCGTACGAATCTTTTCATTGCGATTTTGGCCGTGGTTTTCGCTGGAGCGTTGGGCATATTGCTGATGAGCGCGATGGTCTCGCGCGATTCGGCATTGTCGAATGTTTCGGTGGTGGCGGTGGACGCGCTGATTTCCATTCCGACCGTGCTTATTGCCTTGATTCTGGCGGTTCCGATGGGGGCTTCCGTCGCGGTCATCATCATTGCTTGTGGCATCGGCTATGGTCTCAATCTGGCGCGTATAGCACGGCCACAGGCGCTGCTCGCGGCCAATTCCGACTATGTTGCTTCCGCGCTTTCCTATGGCGCTTCCGGATTTTCAGTGATGTTGCACCATATCCTGCCCAATGCGATGCCGACCATTATGGTCCAGCTCTCGCTCTCCGCAGGCACCGCGGTACTCGCTGAGTCCGGCCTGACCTACCTCGGCGTCGGCGTGCCGAGCGGCGTGCCGAGCTGGGGCCATTCGCTGGCCACGTCGGTCAAGTTCATCAACGTCTACCCGCTGACCGTGCTTTGGCCGGGTCTGATCGTCACCATCGTGGTGGTGGCGCTGAACATCTTCGGCGAT
- a CDS encoding ABC transporter permease, producing MRFVIRRFLLFVVALLAISVVIFAALRILPGDVASVMAGLNAPPERVAQLRSQMGLDRPLVVQYFSWMGGLLHGDFGTSLLTGRSISETVAMRASVTFPLIVLGLVVALAIGLTLGVVATLATRPAVRSAFHFVAIVGGAIPALWGGLLLILLFGRGTGLLGILPSQGFPEAGWSSFGPALASLVLPALTVGIIDGASLMRYTRSALGDVMNSGYMDQAMACGYTRRQAALKVGLRLATPQLVSVVGLMFAGMITGVMVIENLFALPGIGAGLVTDLGNRDLIAVQSELFMLAAFFLFVGFLVDLLHRFLDPRLKHAVQGGAQ from the coding sequence ATGCGATTCGTCATTCGACGTTTCCTGCTGTTTGTGGTGGCGCTGCTCGCCATTTCGGTGGTGATTTTCGCGGCGCTGCGCATTCTGCCGGGCGACGTGGCCAGCGTGATGGCAGGGCTCAACGCGCCGCCGGAACGGGTGGCCCAGTTGCGCTCGCAGATGGGGCTTGACCGGCCGCTGGTTGTGCAGTATTTCAGCTGGATGGGCGGCTTGTTGCATGGCGATTTCGGCACGTCGCTTCTGACCGGCCGTTCGATCAGCGAGACCGTCGCCATGCGTGCTTCCGTCACCTTCCCGCTGATTGTGCTGGGGCTTGTCGTGGCGCTCGCCATCGGCCTGACCCTTGGCGTTGTTGCCACTCTGGCCACACGTCCGGCGGTGCGTTCCGCGTTTCATTTCGTCGCCATTGTCGGCGGTGCCATCCCCGCGCTGTGGGGAGGGCTGTTGCTGATTCTCCTCTTCGGGCGCGGTACCGGATTGTTGGGAATCCTGCCCTCGCAAGGGTTTCCCGAGGCTGGCTGGTCCAGTTTCGGTCCGGCGCTGGCCTCGCTGGTGTTGCCGGCGCTGACGGTCGGCATCATCGACGGCGCGAGCCTGATGCGCTATACGCGTTCGGCGCTGGGTGACGTGATGAACAGCGGCTATATGGATCAGGCAATGGCCTGCGGCTATACACGCCGTCAGGCCGCACTCAAAGTTGGGTTGAGATTGGCGACACCGCAGCTGGTGAGCGTGGTCGGACTGATGTTCGCCGGCATGATCACCGGCGTCATGGTCATCGAAAATCTCTTCGCGTTGCCCGGCATCGGCGCGGGTCTGGTCACCGACCTCGGCAATCGTGACCTTATCGCGGTGCAAAGCGAGCTGTTCATGCTGGCTGCGTTCTTCCTGTTCGTCGGCTTCCTTGTTGACCTGCTGCACCGCTTCCTTGACCCCCGACTGAAGCACGCTGTACAAGGAGGTGCGCAATGA